The genomic region TTTGCCACGGCCTTGGTATGGTGAATCATCTCCTCGATTGTAACGGGGAGGGTGTTCGGGTATCCGAGCATGACCTGCACGGAATCACCCACCAGGATGGAATCGATTCCCGCCTCATCCACAATGGAAGCAGTAACATAGTCATAGGCGGTAAGCATGGTAAGCTTCGCCCCGCCCTTTCGACCTTTGAAAATAGGCACGGTCACCCTCTCACCCACGATTGACCCCCAAAATAAAAAAACCTTCCGAACGCGGTTCAGAAGGTATAGATAAATTACTCATCAGCTCTCCTCCCGTCTCGGTCTTATAAGATCCAAGCGGCTATCTGCAAAAGTATATGCTATTTTCAGGTGAAGTCAACTATTATTTTTTCACCTTTTTTTGCGTCTTTCAATCGTACCATTTGGCAAAAGCGCTTAATCTTTCCCTTGGCGTGGCGAACCCGTTCAGCGGGTTATCAGGATCCGGGCGGCCGAGGGCCATGCCGATCACCACATCTTTACTTTCGGGGATGTCGAGATGTTCCCTGATCTCATCTTCATAGGCGCTGATGAGACCGATGGGACAGGTCCCGAGGCCCGCTTCGAAGGCAATGAGGGTGAGATACCCCAATACGATCCCGATATCCACAAGCCTCGCCTTTGAGAATGCATTATCCAGGCAGAGGATGAGGGCCACCGGCGCACCGTAGAAATTACAGCTTCCCTCATTTACGAACCGGTCGAAAGGCAGGCCCATCTTTTCAAGGCAAGGGTTCATGAGCTGAAAAGATTCGACCCCCCTTTTGCTGAATTCGGCCGATAAAGGCTTCACGTTTCCCGGGCTGCACGAGATCTGCTTCTCCCGGTATGCCTTGATGAGCCTCCGCGAGAGACGCTCTCTCTCCTCGCCCATTACCACATAAAACTCCCAGGGCTGGAGGTTGATGGCGGAGGGGGCATTCAGGGCAAGGCCGAGGACCTCCTCCACCTGGGCCCGCGGCAAAGGGTCCGCTTTAAAAGCCCGCACACTGTGACGGCTCCGAACAGCCTCAAACACGTCCATCCCATCCTCCTGTCGTTTACAATACAATACCGTGCAAGAGAAGCCGTGTCAAGG from Syntrophorhabdaceae bacterium harbors:
- a CDS encoding nitroreductase — translated: MDVFEAVRSRHSVRAFKADPLPRAQVEEVLGLALNAPSAINLQPWEFYVVMGEERERLSRRLIKAYREKQISCSPGNVKPLSAEFSKRGVESFQLMNPCLEKMGLPFDRFVNEGSCNFYGAPVALILCLDNAFSKARLVDIGIVLGYLTLIAFEAGLGTCPIGLISAYEDEIREHLDIPESKDVVIGMALGRPDPDNPLNGFATPRERLSAFAKWYD